The sequence CGGGTGTTCTCATCCCCAGGCCGGATACGGAAACCCTGGTGGAAACGGCTGTGGAAATATTGTCGAAAATAAAACAGCGCGGCAGACAGGCCAGAGTGATAGAGCTTGGGGTCGGGTCCGGTGCGGTTATTATTTCCATTGCCAATGCATGTAAAAGTCATTTTTATTTTGGAAATGAACTTTCTTCGGTTGCACTCGCCACGGCTTGCGCCAATGTAAAGGCCTTTGCCCAAACTCCGATATCGTTATTTAGAGGGGACTGGCTTGCAGCGGTGGCGCCAAAGCCGCTGTTTGATTTAATTCTGTCCAACCCGCCTTATATTCCCAGTGCTGACATTGAATCTTTGGAACCGGAGGTTAGAGACCATGAGCCGCGCCAAGCATTGGACGGAGGGCCTGACGGCCTGGATGCCGTCAGGGTGATTCTTGCCCAGGCAGGTGATCGGCTTTTGCCTTCCGGCCGCTTGATTCTTGAGATCGGTTTTGACCAGAAATCTATGGTTAAACGCCTTGCTCAAGGATTTTCCTGGGTGGCTGAACTGGATTTTATCAAAGATCTTGCCGGACACCACCGGCTGGCTGTTTTCAAAAAATAAATTGATTGTTTCCTCTCTTTTTGATATAGAACTTTGGATTTTGCTTTTGCAAATATATAACACACGCTTGCGGACCTGTGATCCGGTGCTTTTATAAGAGCCTGTTTGGTAGTTAGGGGATCGAAGCGAAATCTCATGAAAATGAGATTGCAGCCGATTCATCAATTATTAAACATGTTCTGAAGTCGATTTCGGGGATGAGGCAAGCGGATGAACATTAAAAACCATTGAAAAATTGGAGAAAAAATGGCTTACATCACGATTAAAGAATTACTGGAAGCAGGGGTACATTTCGGACATCAGACCAAACGCTGGAACCCCAAAATGAAACGGTACATTTTTGGTGCCAGAAACGGAATTTACATTATTGATCTTCAGCAGACCGTTAAATTGTACAGACAGGCCCATGATTTTATAAAAAACATCGCTGCAAACGGTGGTGATGTGTTGTTTGTGGGTACAAAAAAACAAGCTTCCGAAGCCATTTATGAAGAGGCCAACAGAGCTGAAAGTTATTATGTTGAAAATCGGTGGTTAGGCGGCATGCTGACCAACTTCCAGACCATAAAAAATAATATTACCCGGTTTCATTTTTTAAATTCCATTGAAAATGACGGTACATTGGAAAATTATCCTAAAAAAGAACAGGCAAAAATGCTCAAGGACAAGGCAAAACTTGAGTTTGCCATTGGCGGCATTTCAAATATGAAAAAGTTGCCCGCAGCCCTGTTTATTATTGATTCCAAAAATGAGACGATTGCCGTAAAAGAAGCAAAACGCCTGGGTATTCCCATTGTTGCCGTGGTTGATACCAATTGTGACCCCGATGATATCGATTATGTTGTTCCCGGCAATGATGACGCCATCCGTTCCATCCGTTTATTTGCCTCCCGGGTTGCCGATGCCGTAATTGAAGGTCGTCAGATTTGGGAAGAACGGCAGCGTGCGAAGTCAGACAAGGATGACGGTGCTGGTAAGGCGTCTGACGCTTCAGGTGAACAAATCGGTATTGAGGTTGTTTCTGACGGTACAGACGGTCCTGTGATTGAAAAAATCAAAAGAAAAACAGCTGCTTCGGAAGGTTCGGAAGGCCAGGAACCTGTAGCTGCCGAATAATCGTCATGGGTTTATAAATAACAAATAATAAACTCGATAATCCAGTTTTTAGGGAATTTGTTCAAATTCAAGGCGGAAACAATTTTTAACCGGATGAATATACAACATATTTTGAGGATTAAAAATTGTTTTCAACGCCGAAGTTGGGCAAATTAACAAAAACTGGATTATCGAGAATAAAGATATTAAATATTTGAAACAAAGGAGTATACAAAATGGCTGAGATTACAGCACAAATGGTAAAGGAGCTTCGTGCTGCCACCGGGTCGGGGATTATGGACTGTAAAAAAGTCCTGGCCGAGGCTGACGGGAATATGGATAAGGCAATTGAGCTTTTACGGAAAAAAGGTCTGGCCAAAGCAGCCAAACGCGCAGGACGATCCACCAGTGAAGGCATTATCTATTCCTACATTCATACCGGTGCTAAGTTGGGTGTGCTGCTTGAAGTGAACTGTGAATCTGATTTTGTGGCAAAAACTGAAGATTTTAAAAATTTTGCCAAAGATATTGCCATGCACATTGCTGCGGCTAATCCGGTCGGTCTGGTTCCCGAAGACGTGGACCAATCCCTTATTGAAAAAGAGCGTGAAATCTACCGCGCCCAGATGCTGGAAGAGGGAAAGCCCGAAAATATCATTGACAAAATCGTGGATGGTAAGGTCGAAAAGTTTTATAAGGACGTTTGCCTGTTAAGCCAGCAGTACATTAAAGATCCCCAGAAAACCATTGAAGATGTTCTCAAAGAAACCATCGGAAAGATCGGCGAAAATATCCAGATTAGAAGATTTGCACGCTTCCAGATAGGAGAATAAGCGCTTGGATACGAAACCTGAATTTCAACGGGTTCTGATCAAATTGAGTGGCGAAGCCTTGATGGGTAATCAGGGCTTCGGCATTACGCCCGAAATGATAAATTATGTGGCTGCTGAAGTGGCCAAGGTGTTTCGTTTGGGTGTGGAAATTTCAATTGTTGTGGGTGGCGGCAATATTTTTCGCGGTGTGGCAGGGTCTTCTGCCGGTATGGACCGGACATCTGCCGACAATATGGGTATGTTGGCCACTGTTATTAACAGCCTGGCCCTATGCGATGCCTTGGAAAAGCTCGATATCCCCACACGGGTTCAGTCTGCCATTCGCATGGACAAGGTCGCAGAGCCTTTTATCCGTAGAAAAGCCATCCGGCACCTGGAAAAGGGCAGGGTGGTAATTTTTGCCGCCGGTACCGGAAACCCTTATTTTACAACGGACACGGCAGCTGTTCTTCGCGCCAACGAGGTCCGTGCCCAGATCCTTTTTAAGGCCACCCAGGTCGATGGGGTGTATGATAAAGATCCCCAGGTCCATGATGATGCTGTGATGTTTGATAAGCTGTCATATATGCGGGTGATTGAAAAACAGCTTCATGTCATGGATATGACAGCCATATCCCTTGCCATGGAACATGACCTTCCTTTACAGGTGCTCAACCTGCACAAAGCCGACAATATCTACAAAGCGGCCACGGGCGGGGAAATCGGTACACGGATTTATAATAAATTAAAGGACGTGTGAATATGATTAATGAGGTGCTTGAAGAAACCAGAGACCGCATGGGCAAATCCGAGAAAGCATTTGAAACCGAACTTGGCAAAGTGCGCACCGGAAGGGCTTCCCAGTCCATGCTTGACAACGTTAGGGTCGATTACTACGGTACACAGACCCCCCTTCCCCAGATGGCCACCGTGTCTGTGCCTGAAAGCCGGCTGCTCACCGTAAAGCCATGGGATGCTTCAGTAATTAATGAGGTGGAAAAAGCGATTTTAAAAGCGAATCTTGGACTTACCCCTTCCAATGACGGTAAATTGATTCGTATCTCAATTCCGCCGTTGACTGAAGAGCGCAGGAAAGAGATCGTAAAAAGCGTGGCCAAAACCTGCGAGGAATTCAAGGTCGCCGTCAGAAATATCCGCCGGGATTCCAACGAGATGCTCAAGGATCTACAAAAAGAGGGTGATATCTCCGAAGACGACAGTTTCAAAGCCCAAAAGCAGGTCCAGGAACTCACCGACGCCTCCATCAAGAAACTGGACGACATCTTTGCCGCCAAGGAAAAAGAAATTCTTGAAGTCTGATTCTAAGATACAGGTGCCCGACGAACTGGATCTAAACGCAATTCCAGCCCATGTGGCATTTATCATGGACGGAAACGGACGTTGGGCAAAAAAAAGGCTGATGAACCGGGTTAAAGGTCATGAACAGGGGGCGCAGACTGTCAAGGAAGTCGTCACAACCTGCAGGCAATTGCGTCTTGACGTGCTCACCCTGTATGCTTTTTCCACGGAAAACTGGGCCAGGCCTAAGGAAGAGGTCAAGGCCCTGATGTATCTGCTTAAACGGTTTCTTAAAAAGGAAACCGAAGAACTCCGTGACAAGGATATCCGGCTCAATATCATAGGCCAGATTGAACGGCTTCCTGGTGATGTACGAAAGGAAGCTGAGCAGGCCATGGCTGCTACGGAAAAGAATTCGGCCATGATTCTGAATCTGGCTTTAAGTTACGGTGCCCGGGAAGAAATTACCAGGGCGGTTCAACAGATTGCCGCTAAAGTAAAGTCCGGAACGATAGGGGACAAAGACATTACGGATAAAACGATTTCTGATCACCTCTATACTGCCGGTATGCCGGATCCGGATCTTATCATTCGTACGTCTGCAGAGTTCAGGCTTTCCAATTTTCTCATGTGGCAGGCCGCATATTCTGAGCTGGCTTTTACACCAACCCTATGGCCTGATTTTACCAGGCAGGAGTTTTATCAAATTTTAATTGATTACCAGCAACGGGACCGGCGTTTCGGGAAGGTATAATGCAGCACTTCAAAAGATGGCTTACCGCACTAATTCTGATCCCATTTTTGCTTTGGGCTATTACTAAAGGGTCTCTACTCTTGTTTGCCGCCCTGGTATCCGGGGTTTCCATTTTTGCCATAGTTGAATATTTTGATATCATCTGTGCCAATGATACCGGATCTATTTCCCATACCTCCCGCATTATCGCTTATTTTGCCTGTGTGCTGCTGGTCATGGGGGCATGTCTTGGGTCCTGGCCGATTCTTTTTTTTATTCTTGCCTTGAATATGATGGCCCTTTGTGTGTTTGTGCTGGCGCGTTTTTCCACCTTGCCCCACATTTTTGACCTGGTGGCCCGGCAGGTGCTTGGCGTTGTCTATATCCCTTTATCTTTGGCTCTTTTGGTTTTTATCCGGAACACGGAAGACGGAGCTTTATGGGGGATCTGGTTGCTCATTGTCTGTTTTGCCAATGATACCGGAGCATTATATGTGGGAACATTTAAGGGTAAAAATAAACTTGCGCCTAACATCAGTCCCAATAAAACCGTTGAAGGGGCTGTGGGTGGACTGGTGATTTCGGTGACGGCTGGGCTTGTCTTTAATCTGATTTTCTTCCGGGATGTGCCCCTTGCATTGACTAGCATACCCTGCGCTTTGTGCGTTGCCGTTGCAGGCCAGATCGGTGACCTTTTTGAGTCTGCCATGAAACGGGTGGGGCACATCAAGGATTCGGGAAAAATTCTGCCGGGTCATGGTGGCATGCTGGATCGTATTGACGGGTTGCTTCTGGCTATTCCGGTATTCTATTTTTTTTCGGTGTTTGTCCTTTGAAAACGCTTACCATTCTGGGCGCCACAGGTTCCATCGGCACATCTGCCCTTAAGGTGGTGGACATGCACCCGGACAAGTTCAGGGTCAAATGTCTGACGTGTGCCACGAATATTGATCTTCTAGCAGCGCAGATAAAGCAGTTTAGGCCGGCCATGGTCGCCGTGCTGGACGAAGAGCGTGCCGGCCGTCTGGCAAAAAAGCTTTCCGGCCGCTTCTGTCCCGAAATCCTATGGGGCGAATCCGGTTTTATAGCCGCAGCCCAATGGGCGGAGTCGGATATGGTGCTCGCCGCCATGGTGGGTGCCGCAGGCCTTGCACCAGCCCTTGCGGCCATTGACGCCGGCAAGCAACTGGCCCTAGCCAACAAGGAAACCCTGGTTATGGCCGGTGACATTGTTATGGCACGGGCGCGTGAAAAAGGGGTTGATATCCTACCGGTTGATTCCGAGCACTGCGCCATTTTTCAATGCCTGCAGGGCAACCAAAAACGCGATCTTAAAAAAATTTTTCTCACGGCCTCGGGCGGCCCTTTCAGAAATCTGCCCCATGACCGGTTTAAGCTGATTACGCCAGCCCGGGCCCTGGACCATCCCACCTGGAACATGGGTGCTAAAATATCCATTGATTCCGCCACCCTGATGAACAAGGCGTTGGAGGTCATTGAAGCGGTTCGGCTGTTTGATATCAGTGTTGATCAGATCCAGGTGTTAATTCACCCCCAGAGCATTGTCCATTCCATGGTGGGGTTCAAAGACGGTGGTGTTATCGCGCAACTAGGCGAGCCGGACATGATACATGCCATTGCCTATGCCTTTTCCTATCCGGACCGCATGGATCTTAATTTAAATTTTCCTGATTTTGCCGGCATGGGTGGGTTAACCTTTGACTCCCCTGATTTAAAACGCTTTCCTTCCCTTGAATTTGCCAGTGAAGCCTGCCGCAGAGGCGGGACCCTGCCTGCTGTTATGAATGCTGCCAATGAAGCTGCCGTGGATGCTTTTCTAAAAGAACGTATCCGTTTTGCTGATATTTTCACCCTGGTCGGTGACGTCATGGGTGCCCATACCTGCATTGACAATCCTGAGCTTTCAGGTATTATTGAGGCCGATCGCTGGGCCAGGAATAAAGCACAATCCCTGATCCAAAATCTTGCGTAACAAAGTTTAGGAAAATCGATATGGGGTATTCCCTTTTTGCATTTATCATTGTTATTGGCGTACTCGTTTTTGTCCATGAACTGGGTCATTTTCTTGTCGCCCGGGCCTGCGGCGTGGGGGTTGAGGTCTTTTCCCTGGGGTTTGGACCAAAGCTTTTTAAAATAAAACGGGGAATGACCGAATATTGTATCTCAGCCATTCCTCTGGGTGGATATGTTAAAATGACCGGAGAGGAGCCTGGTGCTGCCCAGGCCCTGGATGAAAAAGACCGTCATCTTTCCTTTACCCATAAACGCGTGGGACAAAGGGCGCTGATCGCCGCTGCCGGCCCGGCATTTAATTTTTTTCTGGCCATCGTGATTTTTTATTTTTTATATCAAATCAGCGGTGTGTACATGGGACTGCCCCAGGTGGGTCAGGTCATGGATGATTCTGCCGCCATGGCAGCAGGCATTAAAAAGGGTGATGTTATAAAGGATATTGACAACACGCCCGTTCATTCTTTTGAAGACATCTCCCAAATTGTTTCAAAAAGTGAAGGCAAGCCCCTGGCCGTTCTTGTGGAACGGGAAGGTGAAATACGGTCTTTTACGATTACACCCAGGATACGGGAAGACAAGAACCTGTTTGGGGAGACCGTGAACCGGTTTGTGATTGGTATTATCGGTACCGGCGAAACCTTTCACCGTCCTTTAAATCCTGTTGAAGCTGGGATCCGTGCCGTATCCGATACCTACGGGATGGTGAAACTGACGATTTTGTCCGTGGTAAAAATGTTCACAGGGGCCGTGTCTGCCGACAATCTGGGCGGTCCCATC comes from uncultured Desulfobacter sp. and encodes:
- the tsf gene encoding translation elongation factor Ts, which gives rise to MAEITAQMVKELRAATGSGIMDCKKVLAEADGNMDKAIELLRKKGLAKAAKRAGRSTSEGIIYSYIHTGAKLGVLLEVNCESDFVAKTEDFKNFAKDIAMHIAAANPVGLVPEDVDQSLIEKEREIYRAQMLEEGKPENIIDKIVDGKVEKFYKDVCLLSQQYIKDPQKTIEDVLKETIGKIGENIQIRRFARFQIGE
- the rseP gene encoding RIP metalloprotease RseP → MGYSLFAFIIVIGVLVFVHELGHFLVARACGVGVEVFSLGFGPKLFKIKRGMTEYCISAIPLGGYVKMTGEEPGAAQALDEKDRHLSFTHKRVGQRALIAAAGPAFNFFLAIVIFYFLYQISGVYMGLPQVGQVMDDSAAMAAGIKKGDVIKDIDNTPVHSFEDISQIVSKSEGKPLAVLVEREGEIRSFTITPRIREDKNLFGETVNRFVIGIIGTGETFHRPLNPVEAGIRAVSDTYGMVKLTILSVVKMFTGAVSADNLGGPIMIAKMAGDQAKAGFENFVWFIALISVNLGIINLFPIPVLDGGHLLFLSIEAVKGSPVSTQVRERMVQFGAVLLMTLIIYVFYNDIVKLFNGGL
- a CDS encoding 1-deoxy-D-xylulose-5-phosphate reductoisomerase, with amino-acid sequence MKTLTILGATGSIGTSALKVVDMHPDKFRVKCLTCATNIDLLAAQIKQFRPAMVAVLDEERAGRLAKKLSGRFCPEILWGESGFIAAAQWAESDMVLAAMVGAAGLAPALAAIDAGKQLALANKETLVMAGDIVMARAREKGVDILPVDSEHCAIFQCLQGNQKRDLKKIFLTASGGPFRNLPHDRFKLITPARALDHPTWNMGAKISIDSATLMNKALEVIEAVRLFDISVDQIQVLIHPQSIVHSMVGFKDGGVIAQLGEPDMIHAIAYAFSYPDRMDLNLNFPDFAGMGGLTFDSPDLKRFPSLEFASEACRRGGTLPAVMNAANEAAVDAFLKERIRFADIFTLVGDVMGAHTCIDNPELSGIIEADRWARNKAQSLIQNLA
- a CDS encoding isoprenyl transferase; amino-acid sequence: MKSDSKIQVPDELDLNAIPAHVAFIMDGNGRWAKKRLMNRVKGHEQGAQTVKEVVTTCRQLRLDVLTLYAFSTENWARPKEEVKALMYLLKRFLKKETEELRDKDIRLNIIGQIERLPGDVRKEAEQAMAATEKNSAMILNLALSYGAREEITRAVQQIAAKVKSGTIGDKDITDKTISDHLYTAGMPDPDLIIRTSAEFRLSNFLMWQAAYSELAFTPTLWPDFTRQEFYQILIDYQQRDRRFGKV
- the prmC gene encoding peptide chain release factor N(5)-glutamine methyltransferase gives rise to the protein MDVWTIKSILSWTDTYFSQQSIDSPRLTAEILLAQALGLRRLDLYLQHDRPLEKQELAAFKLLIRRRIAREPVAYITGRKGFFNEQFKVAPGVLIPRPDTETLVETAVEILSKIKQRGRQARVIELGVGSGAVIISIANACKSHFYFGNELSSVALATACANVKAFAQTPISLFRGDWLAAVAPKPLFDLILSNPPYIPSADIESLEPEVRDHEPRQALDGGPDGLDAVRVILAQAGDRLLPSGRLILEIGFDQKSMVKRLAQGFSWVAELDFIKDLAGHHRLAVFKK
- the rpsB gene encoding 30S ribosomal protein S2 gives rise to the protein MAYITIKELLEAGVHFGHQTKRWNPKMKRYIFGARNGIYIIDLQQTVKLYRQAHDFIKNIAANGGDVLFVGTKKQASEAIYEEANRAESYYVENRWLGGMLTNFQTIKNNITRFHFLNSIENDGTLENYPKKEQAKMLKDKAKLEFAIGGISNMKKLPAALFIIDSKNETIAVKEAKRLGIPIVAVVDTNCDPDDIDYVVPGNDDAIRSIRLFASRVADAVIEGRQIWEERQRAKSDKDDGAGKASDASGEQIGIEVVSDGTDGPVIEKIKRKTAASEGSEGQEPVAAE
- the pyrH gene encoding UMP kinase, giving the protein MDTKPEFQRVLIKLSGEALMGNQGFGITPEMINYVAAEVAKVFRLGVEISIVVGGGNIFRGVAGSSAGMDRTSADNMGMLATVINSLALCDALEKLDIPTRVQSAIRMDKVAEPFIRRKAIRHLEKGRVVIFAAGTGNPYFTTDTAAVLRANEVRAQILFKATQVDGVYDKDPQVHDDAVMFDKLSYMRVIEKQLHVMDMTAISLAMEHDLPLQVLNLHKADNIYKAATGGEIGTRIYNKLKDV
- the frr gene encoding ribosome recycling factor yields the protein MINEVLEETRDRMGKSEKAFETELGKVRTGRASQSMLDNVRVDYYGTQTPLPQMATVSVPESRLLTVKPWDASVINEVEKAILKANLGLTPSNDGKLIRISIPPLTEERRKEIVKSVAKTCEEFKVAVRNIRRDSNEMLKDLQKEGDISEDDSFKAQKQVQELTDASIKKLDDIFAAKEKEILEV
- a CDS encoding phosphatidate cytidylyltransferase → MQHFKRWLTALILIPFLLWAITKGSLLLFAALVSGVSIFAIVEYFDIICANDTGSISHTSRIIAYFACVLLVMGACLGSWPILFFILALNMMALCVFVLARFSTLPHIFDLVARQVLGVVYIPLSLALLVFIRNTEDGALWGIWLLIVCFANDTGALYVGTFKGKNKLAPNISPNKTVEGAVGGLVISVTAGLVFNLIFFRDVPLALTSIPCALCVAVAGQIGDLFESAMKRVGHIKDSGKILPGHGGMLDRIDGLLLAIPVFYFFSVFVL